From a single Nicotiana tomentosiformis chromosome 2, ASM39032v3, whole genome shotgun sequence genomic region:
- the LOC104103066 gene encoding protein REVEILLE 1 isoform X2 — MWAPKLQFRSEAMLRSFSQRFAAPISHNIYMPSEVVRESNNGDVSSVKSIEIPPPRPKRKPMHPYPRKLVIPVKSGTLAPEKSKRSGSPNLCLSETENQSPTSVLSALGSDAFGTVDSSKPSESPSPVSSAVSENCGDLVLSEQSDFNLEKRRSSPAQAYASSNPDNQACVKLELFPEDNDFVKEGSVEASSTHSLKLFGKTVFVTDSCVLSSPTSGQISLADVNNEPASRTLSQSSFPMKFSPSDSECAPSTVTMYHAPAANGSPRPNKSVPCHLLSGESSYVSAAFSCTQVHNPIPMKGRAFFIDKDSEEKETQKEGSSTGSNTESVSTELSVDKRVGIEAQSSRNREAGRELFSVRASVPSLFERRANSAKRVKGFVPYKRCLAERGISSSSTLTGEEREEKRTRLCL; from the exons ATGTGGGCACCAAAACTGCAGTTCAGATCAGAAGCCATGCTCAGAAGTTTTTCTCAAAGGTTTGCTGCTCCTATATCCCATAATATCTATATGCCTTCTGAA GTTGTTCGGGAATCGAATAATGGTGATGTAAGCTCTGTGAAATCCATTGAGATCCCTCCTCCTCGGCCTAAAAGAAAGCCAATGCACCCTTATCCACGTAAATTGGTAATTCCAGTTAAAAGTGGAACCCTAGCTCCAGAAAAATCGAAGAGGTCTGGTTCACCAAATCTCTGTCTCTCGGAAACAGAGAATCAGTCTCCTACGTCTGTGTTGTCAGCCCTTGGTTCAGATGCATTTGGCACGGTAGATTCCAGTAAGCCAAGTGAAAGCCCATCACCTGTTTCATCAGCTGTTTCTGAGAATTGTGGTGATCTTGTACTCTCCGAACAATCAGATTTCAATCTAGAGAAGAGAAGATCTTCACCTGCCCAAGCATATGCTAGTTCAAATCCAGACAACCAGGCCTGCGTG AAACTGGAGTTGTTTCCAGAAGACAATGATTTTGTGAAAGAAGGCTCAGTTGAGGCATCGTCCACTCATAGTCTTAAGCTATTTGGTAAAACCGTATTTGTCACTGATTCTTGTGTACTTTCCTCTCCAACGTCTGGCCAAATATCGTTGGCAGATGTCAATAATGAACCAGCATCACGAACGTTGTCTCAGAGCTCCTTCCCTATGAAATTTTCACCCTCGGATTCAGAATGTGCCCCAAGTACTGTAACTATGTATCACGCACCAGCAGCAAATGGAAGTCCAAGGCCTAACAAAAGTGTGCCTTGCCATCTGTTGTCGGGGGAATCATCATACGTATCTGCTGCATTTTCTTGCACGCAGGTGCATAACCCAATTCCAATGAAGGGGCGTGCATTCTTCATTGACAAAGATTCGGAAGAAAAGGAAACTCAAAAGGAAGGGTCTTCCACTGGGTCCAACACCGAATCAGTAAGTACAGAGTTGAGTGTAGACAAGAGAGTGGGAATTGAAGCTCAGAGTAGCCGAAATCGAGAGGCAGGGAGGGAATTATTCTCCGTTAGAGCTAGCGTACCCTCTTTGTTTGAGCGAAGAGCGAATTCCGCGAAGCGTGTGAAGGGTTTTGTTCCTTATAAGAGATGTTTAGCTGAAAGGGGCATCAGTTCCTCCTCAACATTAACTGGAGAAGAAAGAGAGGAGAAGCGAACCCGGTTATGCTTGTAG
- the LOC104103067 gene encoding protein CLMP1-like: protein MGKSGGRKKKVGVNQSQNQNHNQGAVGESHKTVAVNGTVDLDSSFFLKRAHELKEEGNKRFQAKDFVGALQQYENALKLTPKTHPERAVFHSNRAACLMQMKPIDYDLVISECTMALQVQPHFVRALLRRARAFEAVGKYGMAMQDVQMLLDADGNHRDALEIAGRLSMILGPRQQDLQSRPSPAALGASAVGAASIAGLGPCLPSRSVSKKPTPSAGASVVSVNSKPDKPFHVTPAENGTQAKVQMPRVVLKPSNGPYKPNVSPSRDDKKEQASSSASITVHEHSKDAAIRWRPLKLVYDHDIRLAQMPVNCSFRVLRDIVTKRFPMSKSVLVKYKDGDGDLVTITCTGELRLAESWVDSLVSKDPDADEGESIGMLRLHIVEVSPEQEPALLEEEERPVASEETIEDESGSHSSLSDSIVETQDSEINKTEKGTTKEKTTTEDPECKEVEMDDWLFEFAQLFRTHVGIDPDAHIDLHELGMELSSEALEETVTSEAAQALFDKAAFKFQEVAALAFFNWGNVHMCAARKRMPIDDSASKEMMSTKLQAAYDWVKEKYSLAKEKYEEALLIKPDFYEGLLALGQQQFEMAKLHWSFVLAKKEDLSNWDPTETLALFESAEEKMKAATEMWEKLEELRANELKDPSASKKDELLRRRKKQGSGPEAEVSAAGGPGDISADEAAQQAAVMRSQIHLFWGNMLFERSQVECKLGMTGWKKNLDTAVERFKLAGASEIDISTVLKNHCSNEEASQQMVESPKIEGTDNSNGKNDASQAYAG from the coding sequence ATGGGGAAATCAGGTGGTAGGAAGAAAAAGGTTGGTGTTAATCAAAGTCAAAATCAAAACCACAATCAAGGGGCTGTAGGGGAGAGTCATAAAACTGTTGCTGTTAATGGTACTGTTGATTTGGACTCATCCTTTTTCTTAAAAAGAGCTCATGAGCTAAAAGAAGAGGGAAATAAAAGATTTCAGGCTAAGGATTTTGTAGGTGCTTTACAACAATATGAGAATGCTCTCAAACTTACACCGAAGACACACCCAGAAAGAGCTGTGTTCCACAGCAATAGAGCGGCGTGTTTGATGCAAATGAAGCCCATTGATTATGATTTGGTTATTTCTGAGTGTACTATGGCACTTCAGGTTCAGCCTCATTTTGTTAGGGCCCTTCTACGAAGGGCTCGTGCATTTGAGGCTGTGGGCAAGTATGGAATGGCAATGCAAGATGTGCAGATGCTACTGGATGCTGACGGGAATCACCGGGATGCTTTGGAGATTGCAGGGCGATTGAGCATGATACTTGGCCCTCGCCAGCAAGACCTCCAGAGCCGCCCGTCTCCAGCTGCCCTTGGGGCATCTGCGGTGGGTGCGGCCTCTATTGCCGGTCTAGGACCATGTTTACCTTCTCGATCAGTGTCTAAGAAGCCAACACCTTCAGCTGGGGCTTCGGTTGTATCAGTTAATAGTAAACCAGATAAGCCCTTTCATGTTACGCCAGCTGAAAATGGTACTCAGGCCAAAGTTCAGATGCCAAGGGTTGTCTTGAAGCCTTCAAATGGTCCTTATAAACCTAATGTAAGTCCTAGTAGGGATGACAAGAAGGAGCAAGCTTCTTCATCAGCATCAATTACAGTCCACGAACATTCTAAAGATGCTGCGATTCGTTGGAGGCCATTGAAGCTTGTTTATGATCATGATATAAGGCTCGCCCAAATGCCTGTAAATTGCAGTTTTAGAGTGTTGAGGGATATTGTTACGAAACGGTTTCCAATGTCAAAGTCTGTTCTTGTTAAATATAAGGACGGTGATGGTGATTTAGTAACTATTACCTGTACAGGTGAGCTTAGATTGGCCGAGTCCTGGGTTGATAGTTTAGTATCAAAAGACCCTGATGCAGATGAAGGTGAATCCATCGGGATGTTGAGATTGCATATTGTTGAGGTGAGTCCTGAACAAGAACCAGCTTTGTTGGAAGAGGAAGAGAGGCCTGTCGCGAGTGAGGAGACTATAGAAGATGAGAGTGGATCCCATTCTTCACTAAGTGATTCCATTGTGGAAACTCAGGACAGTGAGATTAACAAGACAGAGAAGGGTACTACCAAAGAGAAAACCACAACGGAAGATCCTGAATGTAAGGAAGTTGAGATGGATGATTGGCTGTTCGAGTTTGCTCAGTTATTCAGGACCCACGTTGGCATTGATCCAGATGCTCATATTGACTTGCATGAGCTCGGAATGGAGCTAAGCTCTGAAGCCCTTGAGGAAACTGTGACAAGTGAAGCGGCTCAAGCTCTCTTTGACAAGGCTGCCTTCAAGTTTCAGGAAGTGGCTGCTCTGGCTTTTTTCAACTGGGGAAATGTTCACATGTGCGCGGCCAGGAAACGAATGCCGATTGATGATTCTGCTTCAAAGGAGATGATGTCTACTAAGCTTCAAGCAGCCTATGACTGGGTGAAAGAAAAATATTCTCTGGCCAAAGAGAAGTATGAGGAGGCTCTCTTGATTAAACCAGATTTTTATGAGGGGTTGCTGGCATTGGGGCAGCAGCAATTTGAAATGGCAAAACTCCACTGGTCTTTTGTCTTGGCTAAGAAAGAGGACCTGTCAAATTGGGATCCTACTGAGACGCTTGCTCTATTTGAAAGTGCAGAAGAGAAAATGAAAGCAGCGACGGAAATGTGGGAAAAGCTGGAGGAGCTGAGGGCTAATGAACTAAAGGATCCTAGTGCAAGCAAGAAAGATGAACTACTAAGGAGAAGGAAGAAACAGGGAAGTGGTCCTGAAGCTGAGGTGTCGGCTGCAGGTGGTCCAGGTGACATTTCAGCTGATGAGGCTGCGCAGCAAGCTGCTGTAATGAGATCTCAAATACATTTGTTTTGGGGTAATATGCTTTTTGAACGGTCTCAAGTTGAATGTAAATTGGGGATGACTGGTTGGAAGAAGAACCTTGATACTGCAGTCGAGCGATTTAAGCTTGCTGGAGCTTCTGAGATTGACATCTCAACAGTTCTGAAAAATCATTGTTCCAATGAAGAAGCTTCTCAGCAAATGGTTGAGAGCCCGAAGATTGAAGGGACTGATAATTCGAATGGCAAGAATGATGCTAGTCAAGCTTACGCGGGGTGA
- the LOC104103068 gene encoding 1-aminocyclopropane-1-carboxylate oxidase-like — METFPVVNMELLNTEQRAATMETIKDACENWGFFEVVKHGICHELLDRVEKLTKGHYNKCMEERFKEMVASKGLEAVQTEIKDLDWESTFFLKHLPLSNISQVPDLEDEYRKIMKEFADKLEKLAEQLLELLCENLGLEQGYLKKAFYGSKGPTFGTKVSNYPPCPKPDLIKGLRAHTDAGGIILLFQDDKVSGLQLLKDDKWIDVPPMRHSIVINLGDQLEVITNGKYKSVEHRVIAQPHGNRMSIASFYNPGSDAVIYPAPQLLEKENKVIYPKFVFEDYMKLYAGLKFQAKEPRFEAMKAVETAVNSAPIATV, encoded by the exons ATGGAGACTTTCCCAGTGGTTAACATGGAGTTGCTTAACACTGAACAAAGGGCTGCAACAATGGAGACAATAAAGGATGCTTGTGAGAACTGGGGCTTCTTTGAg GTGGTAAAGCATGGGATCTGTCATGAGCTTCTGGACAGAGTGGAGAAGTTGACAAAGGGGCACTACAACAAGTGTATGGAAGAAAGGTTCAAAGAAATGGTGGCAAGTAAAGGGCTTGAAGCTGTTCAGACTGAAATTAAGGATTTGGACTGGGAAAGCACTTTCTTCTTGAAACACCTTCCTCTTTCAAACATCTCACAAGTTCCTGATCTTGAAGATGAATACAG GAAAATCATGAAGGAGTTTGCTGATAAGCTAGAGAAATTAGCAGAGCAACTTTTGGAGTTGCTCTGTGAAAATCTAGGACTGGAGCAAGGTTACCTGAAGAAAGCCTTTTATGGTTCAAAGGGTCCTACTTTTGGCACCAAAGTTAGCAACTACCCACCATGTCCCAAGCCTGATTTGATTAAAGGCCTCAGGGCTCACACTGATGCTGGTGGAATCATCCTTCTATTCCAAGATGACAAAGTCAGTGGTCTCCAACTACTCAAAGATGACAAATGGATCGACGTTCCACCAATGCGCCACTCCATTGTCATTAACCTCGGCGACCAACTTGAG GTGATTACTAATGGAAAGTACAAGAGTGTGGAGCATAGGGTGATTGCTCAGCCTCATGGAAACAGAATGTCCATTGCTTCCTTCTATAACCCGGGGAGTGATGCTGTCATCTATCCAGCACCACAATTGTTGGAGAAAGAGAACAAAGTCATTTATCCCAAGTTTGTTTTTGAGGACTATATGAAATTATATGCAGGTCTTAAATTCCAGGCTAAGGAGCCAAGGTTTGAAGCAATGAAGGCTGTGGAAACTGCTGTCAATTCTGCCCCAATAGCTACTGTTTGA
- the LOC104103066 gene encoding protein REVEILLE 1 isoform X1, which produces MTVRDQSKSDTILPSGSRTSLDVGAPADEYAPKIRKPYTISKQRERWSDEEHRKFLEALKLHGRAWRRIEEHVGTKTAVQIRSHAQKFFSKVVRESNNGDVSSVKSIEIPPPRPKRKPMHPYPRKLVIPVKSGTLAPEKSKRSGSPNLCLSETENQSPTSVLSALGSDAFGTVDSSKPSESPSPVSSAVSENCGDLVLSEQSDFNLEKRRSSPAQAYASSNPDNQACVKLELFPEDNDFVKEGSVEASSTHSLKLFGKTVFVTDSCVLSSPTSGQISLADVNNEPASRTLSQSSFPMKFSPSDSECAPSTVTMYHAPAANGSPRPNKSVPCHLLSGESSYVSAAFSCTQVHNPIPMKGRAFFIDKDSEEKETQKEGSSTGSNTESVSTELSVDKRVGIEAQSSRNREAGRELFSVRASVPSLFERRANSAKRVKGFVPYKRCLAERGISSSSTLTGEEREEKRTRLCL; this is translated from the exons ATGACTGTACGG GATCAAAGCAAGTCTGACACGATCCTTCCCAGCGGGAGTAGGACTTCACTTGATGTTGGAGCTCCTGCAGATGAATATGCTCCTAAG ATAAGAAAACCATACACCATTTCGAAACAAAGGGAGAGGTGGTCAGATGAAGAGCATAGAAAGTTCCTTGAAGCTTTAAAGCTGCATGGCAGGGCATGGCGACGTATAGAAG AGCATGTGGGCACCAAAACTGCAGTTCAGATCAGAAGCCATGCTCAGAAGTTTTTCTCAAAG GTTGTTCGGGAATCGAATAATGGTGATGTAAGCTCTGTGAAATCCATTGAGATCCCTCCTCCTCGGCCTAAAAGAAAGCCAATGCACCCTTATCCACGTAAATTGGTAATTCCAGTTAAAAGTGGAACCCTAGCTCCAGAAAAATCGAAGAGGTCTGGTTCACCAAATCTCTGTCTCTCGGAAACAGAGAATCAGTCTCCTACGTCTGTGTTGTCAGCCCTTGGTTCAGATGCATTTGGCACGGTAGATTCCAGTAAGCCAAGTGAAAGCCCATCACCTGTTTCATCAGCTGTTTCTGAGAATTGTGGTGATCTTGTACTCTCCGAACAATCAGATTTCAATCTAGAGAAGAGAAGATCTTCACCTGCCCAAGCATATGCTAGTTCAAATCCAGACAACCAGGCCTGCGTG AAACTGGAGTTGTTTCCAGAAGACAATGATTTTGTGAAAGAAGGCTCAGTTGAGGCATCGTCCACTCATAGTCTTAAGCTATTTGGTAAAACCGTATTTGTCACTGATTCTTGTGTACTTTCCTCTCCAACGTCTGGCCAAATATCGTTGGCAGATGTCAATAATGAACCAGCATCACGAACGTTGTCTCAGAGCTCCTTCCCTATGAAATTTTCACCCTCGGATTCAGAATGTGCCCCAAGTACTGTAACTATGTATCACGCACCAGCAGCAAATGGAAGTCCAAGGCCTAACAAAAGTGTGCCTTGCCATCTGTTGTCGGGGGAATCATCATACGTATCTGCTGCATTTTCTTGCACGCAGGTGCATAACCCAATTCCAATGAAGGGGCGTGCATTCTTCATTGACAAAGATTCGGAAGAAAAGGAAACTCAAAAGGAAGGGTCTTCCACTGGGTCCAACACCGAATCAGTAAGTACAGAGTTGAGTGTAGACAAGAGAGTGGGAATTGAAGCTCAGAGTAGCCGAAATCGAGAGGCAGGGAGGGAATTATTCTCCGTTAGAGCTAGCGTACCCTCTTTGTTTGAGCGAAGAGCGAATTCCGCGAAGCGTGTGAAGGGTTTTGTTCCTTATAAGAGATGTTTAGCTGAAAGGGGCATCAGTTCCTCCTCAACATTAACTGGAGAAGAAAGAGAGGAGAAGCGAACCCGGTTATGCTTGTAG